From Oncorhynchus mykiss isolate Arlee chromosome 6, USDA_OmykA_1.1, whole genome shotgun sequence, the proteins below share one genomic window:
- the LOC110526864 gene encoding forkhead box protein B1-like encodes MPRPGRNTYSDQKPPYSYISLTAMAIQSCPEKMLPLSEIYKFIMDRFPYYRENTQRWQNSLRHNLSFNDCFIKIPRRPDQPGKGSFWALHPSCGDMFENGSFLRRRKRFKLMMMASEHLAQSKPSDAAHYLQQQAKLRLSALAASGTHLPQMSGYNIGVSHQPSTFKHPFAIENIIAREYKMPGGLAFSTMQSMSAGYPLHNQLTTAWPHMYSSSVMDTVAPISMASDYSAYGMPLKSICYGAQSLPAIPVPIKPTPTSMPGLSALPTHIPAFLANSPQSLSPTSPQTATSQSSPATPSETLINPASSAMQSVVSVH; translated from the coding sequence ATGCCTCGTCCGGGGAGAAACACGTATAGCGACCAGAAACCTCCCTATTCCTACATCTCCCTGACCGCCATGGCTATCCAGTCCTGCCCGGAGAAGATGCTCCCGCTCAGCGAGATCTACAAGTTCATCATGGACAGGTTCCCTTACTACCGAGAGAACACTCAGCGGTGGCAGAACTCCTTACGACACAACCTCTCTTTCAACGACTGTTTTATTAAAATCCCCAGGCGGCCGGACCAGCCGGGTAAAGGGAGTTTCTGGGCTCTCCATCCCAGCTGCGGGGACATGTTCGAGAACGGAAGTTTCTTGCGGCGTCGTAAACGCTTCAAGTTGATGATGATGGCGTCCGAGCATCTGGCGCAAAGCAAGCCGTCGGACGCTGCCCACTATCTCCAACAACAAGCCAAACTCCGACTGAGCGCTCTGGCTGCTTCCGGCACACATCTCCCGCAAATGTCCGGTTACAACATAGGAGTCTCTCACCAACCGTCAACTTTCAAACACCCGTTCGCAATCGAGAACATAATCGCCAGAGAGTATAAAATGCCAGGCGGGCTGGCCTTCTCCACCATGCAGTCTATGTCTGCTGGCTACCCGCTGCACAACCAGCTCACCACGGCCTGGCCTCATATGTACAGCTCCAGCGTCATGGACACGGTAGCTCCCATCTCCATGGCCAGTGATTATTCGGCCTACGGAATGCCCCTCAAGTCTATTTGCTATGGCGCGCAGAGTCTACCTGCCATCCCCGTGCCAATCAAGCCCACCCCTACTTCGATGCCAGGGCTCTCGGCTCTGCCAACACATATTCCAGCTTTCTTAGCGAACTCTCCCCAGTCTCTCAGCCCCACGTCTCCTCAGACAGCTACCAGCCAAAGCAGCCCTGCCACGCCGAGCGAAACGCTCATAAACCCGGCCTCTTCGGCCATGCAGTCCGTGGTGTCGGTGCACTGA